The Streptomyces sp. NBC_00435 nucleotide sequence GCCAGTGCCGAGGACCAGTACCTGCACCTGAAGCCGCTCCTGACCGCCGATGGGTACTGCAATTGGAGGCAGTGGGGCGCCAACTCCCAGTTCACCCTCTACAACCCGGCCAAGGACCAGGTGATGGCCTACACCGGAGGCAATGAGGGGCTCGTGGTGATGGAGGACTCCGGTACCTCTCCCCTCGGCATCAACGGTGAGCTGTGGTCCTGGGGCAGCGAGGAGGGCTGGGGCGCCGCGGCTCTGCAGTCCTTCTCCGACAGCGGCCAGAACGTCGACGCCAAGTCCCCCGGCGACCAGGACGTTCCGCGCACCGACCCGGTCCGTACCCGGGGCTGGCGCCACGGGTTCCAGCGCGAGCTGACCTGGAACCCCATCGCCCTGTAATCCCAACCGCGGTGATCCTGCGGCCGCACCCGGTCATCACTTCGACTCTCCGAGGATGAGCTTCTCCGTGGTTTCGGGCATTTGGCTGAATCGGGCTGGCCAGTCGGCCACGATATACGGTTCGTCTTGCTCGTTCAGTCCGAGGAACATGTGACCGTGGTCGAGTTCTCCCAGTAAGTGGAGACGGCAGACGATCTCCTCGCTCCAATGGCCGAATCGGTCGGCTTCACCCAGGGAGAATGGCGGTCGATTTCGAATGGTTCCCGTGCTCCGATGAACCCGGGGTCACCGTGTCCTACGGTCAGCTCGGCGGACTCACGGAGAATTTCCGGGCCGCGGGACGGACGTGAAAACCGTCTGGTTCCAGCCGCTCTCGCCACGGTGCCGGGTCGGCATTCCGCGCCGGGTACCAGCCAGCACCCGCGTGGGACCCGTTCAACCTCGACTGACCAGCCGGCGGACCAGGCGCCTGCTCCGCCGGCTGGTCACGGACGAGCCGGCCGCGGAAGGGCGGAGATCCGTGACCGCGGGGTGCTGGGCTTCCACGGGTAGGCGGTGCTGCGGCCGGGGCGTGGAGGGATGAGTGCCGCGCGGGCTGTGGGCGTCGGTGGTACCGGTGCCGCCGGTGATCCCCGGCGCTCCGAGCATGTTGCGTCTCCTCGTCTGCGAGGCCGCGGGCACCGCCCCGGGCAGGATGTTGTGCGGGCTCCCCCAGAACACAACCCGCTCCCCTCCTGCAGCAGCAGCTGCGGTGGGTGGGCAGGCCGGTGGTGTGCAGGGCCACCTCGTTGAGCCACGCCATCAGCCCCGGCCCGGGGTACGCCCGGCGAAGGCCAGTCCGCGCAGTGCGTTGCGCAGCGCCACCATGCCGGTCGCGGCGTCGATGCCGTGCCCGGCGATGTCCCCGGCCGTCACCAGGCCCCGTCCGCGGGCAGCGGCTGGCCGTTGGGCCAGTCCCCGCCCACCCGGTACTCCTGGGCCGCGGTCGGTAGCGGGCCGCGATCTCCAGCCCTGGCGCGGCCTCCAGCGCGGGTGCCTCGGGGACGATCGCCCCTGGAGCTGGCGGACGACCCGGATGCGCGGCGCCGCCCTCGCATGCGCGGCGCTGAGCCGGTCGAAGCTCGCGGTCGGCGCCAGTTCGGTGCGGCGCTGGGCGGAGACCTCCTGGTACACGCCGGCCAGTCCGGTCAGCGCGCTTGCGTCGAGGAGCGGCTCGGCCGTGATCCGGACGTGCCGGACGCCGCCGTCCTCGCGGACGACCCGTAGCAGTGCGTGTGCGCCCGCGTGCCAATGGGTCAGCGCGGGCATCAACCCTTGCGGCGCGCCGACGTCCTCCCGGTGCAGCCGCGCGCCGATCCTGCGCGGGGCACAGGCGCGTCCGTGCGGTCCAGGCCGAAGGTGGCGGCTGCCTGCTCGCTCCACAGGGTGCGGCCCATCCGGAGATCGCCGTCGAAGGAGGCGACCTGCTCGTGGCGGCCCAGTACGCGGCCCAGGACCGGGCTGTCGTCCGCACGGTCCCGCGGGACGGCGCCCCGGGCTCTCCCGCCGGCGTCGTGGACGTACTCGACGCTCCAGCCCTCGGCAGGCTTCCGCCCGGTGCCCAGGATGACCTTGGCGCGGCTGCTGGAGCAGATCCGGCAGCCCCGCCACGATGCGCGGTCCCCCCGGCCCGTCGGCCTCCCAGTCCGGGATGCGGGCCGCGGGCTCGCACAGGTCGCCCAGGGCCCTGCGGAGCGGGCCTTCGAGCGGGTCGGGTGTACCCCACGCCGCCCGCAACAGTCCCGCGACCTGGCCCCGCGCCCGTACGGGAAGCAGTGCGCGGGCGCCCTCCGCGACGGCCCCGGGGAGGCGCGCCGGGCCGGTGGCGAGGCCCGCGGGCAGCCAGACGGGGGCGCCGCCGGCCACCGCCTCCGTGCAGTGGGCCCCGCCCTCCGGCGGGACCCACTGCCAGTGCGCGGCCTCCTGGCGGCTGGCCCGGCCTGCCCGACGAGGGCCAGGCAGTCGCTCTCCGTACGCCGCCAGAGGAACACGGACCGTACGCCCAGCGGTCTCGGTCTCCCTCCAACAGGGTGGCGACGGCCTCGCCGGCGCTCTCGGCTGCCAGGAGGGCGGCGGACCCGCGGCGGACCCGCCGGGCCCGGGAGGCCGTCGAGGCCCGGGAGGCTCCGCCGTGTCATGCCCTTCGGGGACCTCGACGACCACGGCTCCGACGGCGGCGTTGACGATGTCGGCGGCCAGGTCCACCGCTCCGAACGCGGCTCGTCAGCGGTCCGTGGCCCCGCCCGTGGCTCCGTCGGGTTCGGGCACGCCGACGGCGGGGCGACGTCATCACGGCCCCTGCCTGCCGTCGAAGTGGGCGGGCATACCCGTACACCGGATTCCACGGTCACCCGCCGCGCACGGGCCGGTCCGCGTCGTCAGCGGGACGGCTGGTCCGCCCTGGTCAGGGCATGGACGGTGCAGGGGCGGCCGAGGACGGTGTCCTCGCGCAAGCGCGTGAATCCCAGGCGCTGGGCAACGGCCGCCGAGCCGGTGTTGTCGGGGTGGATCATGGCGGTGATCTGCCCAAGCCCCAGCGGGCCGAAGCCCCACGCGAGGACGGCACGGGCCGCTTCCGTCGCGTATCCCCGGCCCCAGTGCGGGCGGGCGAAGGTCCAGCCGATCTCGGTCTCGCCGAACTCCTCCCACCAGTTCAGGCCGCTGCGCCCGATGACCTCGCCGGTGCTGCGCAGCTCGACGGCGCACAGGCCGTGGCCGCGGGTGGTCCATTGCTGCTGGATGGCGTGCAGGCGGGCGGCGGCCTGCGCGCCGGTGTAGCTGCCGACGAACCGGTTGACCTCGGCGTCGGCGTGCAGGCGCACCCACCAGTCAGTATCGGCCTCCGTGAGCGGGCGCAGGCGGAGGCGTTCCGTGGTGATCACTTTCATTCTCTCCTTACTGCCGGCCGGACCACTGCGTGAGCGGCGGTCCGGGGGGTAGGCGCCCTTCGACAGCCGAGTCCGCGAGATCCCTCGCGATCGGCCTCGAACGACGGAGGGGCCCTCCGATGGCACTGACCGTATCCCCGCGCTCGGCCGAACCAGAAGGCGCAGCCCCCTCACGCGTCACGGCGATGATGACGATGGGCGTCGAGGAGGAGTTCCTCCTCGTCGACCGCCGCACCCGGGCCCCGGTGGGGCGTGGCCCCCGAGTCATAGAAGCCGCCGCGCGCACCCTCGGCCCGCTGGTGCAGCCGGAGTTCTTCACCGCCCAGGTGGAAGTGTGCACCAGCCCCACGGCGAGTCCGGGCGCGCTGCGCGCGCAGTTGGCCGGGCTGCGGGACGAGTTGACACGCGCCGCGGCTGCCGAGGAATGTCTGCTGCTCGCCGCCGGAACCCCCGTCATCCCTCCGGAGCATCCCCTGACGGTCACCCGCGACGAGCGCTACGGGCGGATGGCCTCGCGCTACGCCTCGGTCCTCGGCGCCTACGACC carries:
- a CDS encoding SpoIIE family protein phosphatase: MPALTHWHAGAHALLRVVREDGGVRHVRITAEPLLDASALTGLAGVYQEVSAQRRTELAPTASFDRLSAAHARAAPRIRVVRQLQGRSSPRHPRWRPRQGWRSRPATDRGPGVPGGRGLAQRPAAARGRGLVTAGDIAGHGIDAATGMVALRNALRGLAFAGRTPGRG
- a CDS encoding GNAT family N-acetyltransferase, whose translation is MKVITTERLRLRPLTEADTDWWVRLHADAEVNRFVGSYTGAQAAARLHAIQQQWTTRGHGLCAVELRSTGEVIGRSGLNWWEEFGETEIGWTFARPHWGRGYATEAARAVLAWGFGPLGLGQITAMIHPDNTGSAAVAQRLGFTRLREDTVLGRPCTVHALTRADQPSR